From a region of the bacterium HR17 genome:
- the tdh gene encoding L-threonine 3-dehydrogenase, whose protein sequence is MKALVKARRAPGFDLVETPVPTVGAGEVLVQVRFASVCGSDVHLYQWDAWMAEHLREVPRIVGHEAAGEVVAVGDGVTHVQVGDFVALETHIACGTCYQCRTGRMHVCRHLRILGFDVDGAFAEFVKVPARNCIVVPPSIPRHWVSLMEPMGNAADTVLAEPIAGQRLAVLGCGPIGLMGIAIAKACGASLVIASEPNPLRRDLARRMGADIVVNPLEQDVREVVLQETNGDGVDAVAEMSGHPTAFHHALDIVTPGGWIAWLGLFSAPVTFNPTDAIMKAIRIHAVTGRKLFSTWELVTRLLATRQVDLEPLISHRLALERFEEGFRAVLQGQAVKVMFSLS, encoded by the coding sequence ATGAAGGCATTGGTCAAAGCGCGTCGGGCACCCGGTTTTGACTTGGTAGAAACGCCTGTCCCCACAGTCGGTGCAGGCGAAGTGCTGGTGCAAGTCCGGTTCGCTTCCGTGTGCGGCAGCGATGTCCACCTTTACCAATGGGACGCATGGATGGCGGAGCATTTGCGGGAAGTGCCCCGCATCGTCGGGCACGAAGCCGCCGGTGAGGTCGTGGCGGTCGGAGACGGTGTCACCCATGTGCAAGTGGGCGACTTCGTCGCCCTTGAAACCCACATCGCCTGCGGCACCTGCTACCAGTGCCGAACGGGACGGATGCATGTGTGTCGCCACCTGCGAATCCTCGGCTTTGATGTGGACGGGGCGTTTGCCGAGTTTGTCAAAGTGCCTGCACGCAACTGCATCGTCGTGCCGCCGTCCATTCCGCGCCATTGGGTCTCGTTGATGGAGCCGATGGGCAACGCCGCCGACACGGTGCTGGCGGAGCCAATCGCGGGGCAGCGGTTGGCAGTGCTGGGCTGTGGACCTATCGGGCTGATGGGCATCGCCATCGCTAAAGCCTGCGGGGCAAGCCTTGTCATCGCTTCGGAACCCAATCCCCTTCGGCGCGACCTCGCGCGTCGGATGGGCGCAGACATCGTCGTCAACCCGCTGGAGCAGGATGTGCGTGAGGTGGTCTTGCAAGAAACAAACGGCGACGGTGTGGACGCCGTCGCCGAAATGTCTGGGCACCCTACCGCCTTTCACCACGCCTTAGACATCGTCACGCCCGGCGGCTGGATCGCTTGGCTGGGATTGTTCAGCGCCCCTGTCACCTTCAACCCGACTGACGCTATCATGAAGGCAATTCGCATCCATGCCGTCACAGGACGGAAATTGTTCAGCACTTGGGAGTTAGTGACGCGCCTGTTGGCGACCAGACAAGTAGACTTGGAACCCCTCATCAGTCACCGATTGGCGTTGGAGCGGTTTGAGGAAGGTTTCCGCGCCGTCCTCCAAGGGCAAGCCGTCAAAGTCATGTTTAGCCTGTCTTGA